The Amycolatopsis sp. QT-25 genomic sequence ATCAGCGTGGGGGCCGGCGTTCTGATCGCCGTGATAGTTGTCATCCTCCTGGTCTTGCTCTTCACCATCACCAGGTTGTTCAAGAAGGTGCCGCAGGGCAAGGCACTGATCATCTCGAAGGTCCGCCGCGTCGACGTGACGTTCACCGGTGCGATCGTCCTGCCGGTGCTGCACAAGGCCGAGATCATGGACACCTCGGTCAAGGCGATGGAGATCACCCGCACCGGCCGCGAGGGCCTCATCTGCCGGGACAACATCCGCGCCGACATCCGGATCTCGTTCTTCGTGCGGGTCAACAAGACCGTCGAGGACGTGATCAAGGTGGCGCAGGCCATCGGCACCGAACGCGCGAGCGACGAGGCGACCCTGCAGGAATTGTTCAACGCCAAGTTCTCCGAAGCGTTGAAAACCGTCGGCAAGCAGCTCGACTTCGTGGATCTCTACACCAAACGCCACGAGTTCCGCGACCAGATCATCCGCGTCATCGGCACCGACCTCAACGGCTACAGCCTCGAGGACGCGGCCATCGACTATCTCGAGCAGACGCCGATGGCGCAGCTCGACTCGGCGAACATCCTCGACGCGCAGGGTATCCGCAAGATCACCGAGCTGACCGCGATCGAGCACGTGCGCACCAACGAGTTCCGCCGCAGCGAGGAAAAAGAGATCACCCGGCAGAACGTGGACGCCCGCGAGGCGATCCTCGAACTGGAGCGGCGGCAGGCCGACGCGGAGATCAAGCAGAACCGCGAGGTCGAGACCATGAGGGCGCGTGAAGAGGCCGAAATCGCCAAGGTACAGGCGGAGGAGCGGCTCAAATCGCAGGCCGCGCAGCTGCGCACGGACGAGCAGCTCGGCATCCAGCACCAGAACCAGCAGCGTGAGATCGAGGTCGCGGGCAAGAACCGCGAGCGGGTCATCGCCATCGAGAGCGAGCGCATCGAGAAGGACAGGCTGCTCGAGGTCATCGGCCGCGAACGCGAGACCGAGCTGTCCCGGATCGCCAAGGACAAGGAAGTCGAGACCGAGAAGCGGTCCATCGCCGAGGTGATCCGCGAGCGGATCGCGGTCGAGAAGACCGTGGCGGAGCAGGAAGAGAACATCAAGAAACTCCGCGTCGTCGAAGAGGCGCAGCGTCAGCGCGAGGCGATCATCATCCGGGCCGAGGCGGAGGCGCAGGAGAACCTCGTCAAGGACATCAAGGCCGCGGAAGCCGCCGAGGTGGCCTCGAAGCACAAGGCACGCGAGGAACTGACGCTGGCCGAAGCACGCCAGCAAGCCGCCGAGCTGGACACCCGCGCGAAGATCCGCCTGGCCGAAGGCATCCAGGCGGAGGAGGCCGCCATCGGACTGGCCGCGGCACAGGTCAAGGAACGCGACGCCGACGCGCTGGAGAAGGTCGGCCGGGCCGAGGCGATCGTCGAACGCGAGAAGGCGATCGTGCTCGCCGACGCGATGCGCGACAAGCTCAAGGGCGAGGCCGAAGGTCTCACCGAGAAGGCCGCCGCGATGGCCGCGCTCGACACCGCCAGTCGCCAGCACGAGGAGTATCGCCTGCGCTTGGAGGCCGAGAAGGAGATCCGGCTCGCCGCGCTCACCGTGCAGCGAGAGGTCGCCGAGGCGCAGGCCACGGTCCTCGGTATCGGGCTGGAGAAGGCCGACATCGACATCGTCGGCGGCGAGACGATGTTCTTCGAGAAGGTCATCGGCTCGATCGGGCTCGGCAAGAGCGTGGACGGCTTCGTCGAGCACTCGGACGTCGTCCAGACCCTCGGGAAGTCGTGGCTCGACGGTTCGGGCAGCTTCACCGACGACCTGACGAAACTGGTCGGCTCGGTGAGCACGGAGGACGTGAAGAACCTGACGCTGTCGGCCTTCCTGACCAAGCAGTTGCAGGCGGGCGGCCCGGACAGCGACAAGCTGCGTGAGCTGATGTCGATGGCGCAGCGGCTCGGCCTCGCCGACACCTCCGTCGCCGCCCTCACCCCCGCGAAGCAGTGACGACGACCGAACCGGCGGCAGGATCGGAGAAGCTGGACGCGGGCACCTACGAGGTGCTCCGCGCCCGGCTCGCCGCACAGGCCGCCGAGCTGGCGAAACGCGCGGACGAGCTCAACGCCGCGCGGCTCGGGGTCTTCGGCAGTGCGCAGCTCGCGCTGATCGGCACGGAGCGGATCCGCACGGTGAACAACTGCGTGCCGCGGGACGTCGTGTCGGTCGGCGGGCGGATGTTGTTCGGCTACAACGTCTTCATCGGCCTCAAGCCCGAGACGACGGTCGACGACGTCTTCTCGCTGCACGGCTTCAGCCAGGACGAAGAAGCGTTCCGCTTCGACGACGTGCCGGCCGAAGAACTGCCGGAGCTGTTGCGCGACGAGCGGTTCGTCCGTGACTTCGCCGAGCTGTACCGGTACTACCGGCAGGCGAAGCTGCTGCAGCTGCGGCGGGTCGAGGGCAAACTGCTCGCGGTGTTCCAGATCGGCCCGCGGACCGAGGACATCCGGGTGCTGCGCTGGGCGGTCGCCGCCGGCGGCGCAGTGTCCTATGTGGACAGCCGGGGTGAACGCGATCATGTCTTCCCGCCGTCGCACGACTTCGAATGGATCGAGACCAGCCGCGAACAGCACGTCCTCGGTCGGCATCCGCACATCTCGATCGAGGACGAGGTGTTCGTCGAGACCGTCGGCGGCAACCTGACGGTGAAGGTGGAAAACAACACCGAAACCGGAGAGGGCGTCTACGCCGAGGCGGTCGACGAGCCGCTGCAGAGCCTCGCCGACGCCGAGGTGTCGTATGCCAGGATCGGCCCGCTGATCCTGTTGCGGGTGCTCCCGTACAAGGAGACCGTGCACCGGTATCTGGTGTTCAACACCCGCACGCGTGACGTCGTGCGCCTCGACGGGATCGGGCAGGCGTGCCAGCGGTTGCCCGAGGACCACGGGATCATCTTCCCCGGCGGCTACTACCTCGACACGGGTGTCAGCAAGACGTTCGACACCACGGTCGACGAGCTCGAATTCGAGCGGATGATCCGTTCGCCCAACGGCGAAGACGTGCTCTACGTCTTCCACGCACGGGCCGACGGACGTTCGCTTCTCCTGCCGTACAACGTGATCCGCAAAGAGGTCTCGAACCCGATCCCGTGCCACGGGTACTCGCTGTTCGACGACGGCACGATGGTGTTGTTCCGCGCGCTGTCCGACGAGCCGAGCCGCGTGCACCCGATGCAGGTGTGGCGGACGCCGTTCCACTCCGACACCTACGCCGCCTCACAGCCGGCCGGAACGGGACCGCTGGAGCGGGTCGGCAACGCCGATCTGGTCCGCGGGATCTCCGACTGTCTTTCGATCGGCCGGATGGTCGGCGAGATGGCGCCGTCCGCGGCGGTGTTCGAAGCACTGATCGCTGCCTGCGCGCGGGTCTTCGACCACTACCACTGGCTCGGCGAGGCCGAACTCGGTGATCTGCGGTCGCCGTTGGCGGACGTCCGGATCACCGCGGAACAGGTGCTCGACGAGTTCGAGACGGTCACCGCGCTCACTTCGCAAGCGGCCGACGCCGTCGAGGAAGCCGCCGCGGAAACCGCTTCGCTCGTGCGGAAGGTGCGGGGCGAGGCGCTGAACGCGGCCGACGCGTGGGTGCGCAGGCTCGCCGAGATGCACCGCGCGCGAGGCCGTCTCGTCACCGTGCGGGAACTGCGCTATGTCGACACCGCACGGATCGACGAGTTGATCACCGACCTCGACGGAAACTTCGACGAGGCCGCACAGCGTGCCGTCCGGTTCCTGCAGGGCGAGGACGCGTTCACGAGCTACCACGCCGAGGTCGACAGGCTGATCGAGGCCGCGGGCGCGATCTCCACCGTTGCCGAGGCGGTCCCGGTCGCCGAACGACTGGACGAGCAGTCCGGCGGCCTCGAAGTCCTCACCGACGTGGTCGGCGGCCTGGAGATCACGGACGCCGTGGTGCGGACGAAGATCCTCGAACGCGTCGGCGAGGTCATCGGCGCGGTGAACCGGGCACGGGCCACCCTCGAAGCCCGGCGCAAGGAGCTGCTGGAGACCGAGGGCCGGGCCGAGTTCGCCGCCGAGTTCGCGCTGCTCGCGCAAGCGATCACCGGCGGGCTCGCGGTCGCGGACACCCCGGACCGCTGTGACGAGCAGCTCGGCAGGCTGCTGCTGCAACTGGAGAACCTCGAATCGCGGTTCGGCGAGTTCGACGACTTCCTCGTGTCGCTCGGCGAGAAGCGCACCGACGTCTACGAGGCGTTCTCCTCACGCAAGCAGGCGCTGCTCGACGAGCGGGCGCGTCGCGCGGACCGGCTGGTCGACTCGGCAGGCCGGATCCTCACGAGCGTGACCCGGCGGGTCGGCACCCTCGGTTCGGTCGACGAGATCAACACCTACTTCGCCTCCGACCCGATGGTCGCGAAGCTGCGCAGTGTGGTCGCCGAACTGCGCGACCTCGGCGACCAGGTCCGCGCCGAAGAACTCGAAGGCCGGGTCAAGGCCGCCCGTCAGGAGGCAGGCCGCGCGCTGCGCGACAGGCTCGACCTCTACGGCGAGGGCGGGGAGACGATCCGCCTCGGCCGCCACACCTTCGCGGTCAACACGCAGGACATCGACCTCACCCTGGTGCCGCACGACGGCGGGATGAAGTTCGCCATCACCGGGACCGACTACCGCTCGCCCGTGCGCGACGAGTCGTTCGAAGCGACGCGGCCGTACTGGGACCAGCTGCTGGTCTCGGAGTCGCCCGAGGTCTATCGCGCCGAGTACCTGGCGACGTCGATCTTGGCCGAACAGCCGGATTTGGTCGAGGCTGATCTCCTGGAGGTCGTCCGGCGCGTCGCCGGTGACCGCTACGACGAGGGCTACGCGCGTGGCGTGCACGATCACGACGCCGCCGCGATCCTGTCGGCCTTGCTGCGGCTGCGCTCCGCCGCCGGACTCCTGCGGTACCCACCCGCCGCTCGTGCCGCCGCCCAGTTGTTCTGGGCT encodes the following:
- a CDS encoding flotillin family protein produces the protein MGAISVGAGVLIAVIVVILLVLLFTITRLFKKVPQGKALIISKVRRVDVTFTGAIVLPVLHKAEIMDTSVKAMEITRTGREGLICRDNIRADIRISFFVRVNKTVEDVIKVAQAIGTERASDEATLQELFNAKFSEALKTVGKQLDFVDLYTKRHEFRDQIIRVIGTDLNGYSLEDAAIDYLEQTPMAQLDSANILDAQGIRKITELTAIEHVRTNEFRRSEEKEITRQNVDAREAILELERRQADAEIKQNREVETMRAREEAEIAKVQAEERLKSQAAQLRTDEQLGIQHQNQQREIEVAGKNRERVIAIESERIEKDRLLEVIGRERETELSRIAKDKEVETEKRSIAEVIRERIAVEKTVAEQEENIKKLRVVEEAQRQREAIIIRAEAEAQENLVKDIKAAEAAEVASKHKAREELTLAEARQQAAELDTRAKIRLAEGIQAEEAAIGLAAAQVKERDADALEKVGRAEAIVEREKAIVLADAMRDKLKGEAEGLTEKAAAMAALDTASRQHEEYRLRLEAEKEIRLAALTVQREVAEAQATVLGIGLEKADIDIVGGETMFFEKVIGSIGLGKSVDGFVEHSDVVQTLGKSWLDGSGSFTDDLTKLVGSVSTEDVKNLTLSAFLTKQLQAGGPDSDKLRELMSMAQRLGLADTSVAALTPAKQ
- a CDS encoding DNA repair ATPase → MTTTEPAAGSEKLDAGTYEVLRARLAAQAAELAKRADELNAARLGVFGSAQLALIGTERIRTVNNCVPRDVVSVGGRMLFGYNVFIGLKPETTVDDVFSLHGFSQDEEAFRFDDVPAEELPELLRDERFVRDFAELYRYYRQAKLLQLRRVEGKLLAVFQIGPRTEDIRVLRWAVAAGGAVSYVDSRGERDHVFPPSHDFEWIETSREQHVLGRHPHISIEDEVFVETVGGNLTVKVENNTETGEGVYAEAVDEPLQSLADAEVSYARIGPLILLRVLPYKETVHRYLVFNTRTRDVVRLDGIGQACQRLPEDHGIIFPGGYYLDTGVSKTFDTTVDELEFERMIRSPNGEDVLYVFHARADGRSLLLPYNVIRKEVSNPIPCHGYSLFDDGTMVLFRALSDEPSRVHPMQVWRTPFHSDTYAASQPAGTGPLERVGNADLVRGISDCLSIGRMVGEMAPSAAVFEALIAACARVFDHYHWLGEAELGDLRSPLADVRITAEQVLDEFETVTALTSQAADAVEEAAAETASLVRKVRGEALNAADAWVRRLAEMHRARGRLVTVRELRYVDTARIDELITDLDGNFDEAAQRAVRFLQGEDAFTSYHAEVDRLIEAAGAISTVAEAVPVAERLDEQSGGLEVLTDVVGGLEITDAVVRTKILERVGEVIGAVNRARATLEARRKELLETEGRAEFAAEFALLAQAITGGLAVADTPDRCDEQLGRLLLQLENLESRFGEFDDFLVSLGEKRTDVYEAFSSRKQALLDERARRADRLVDSAGRILTSVTRRVGTLGSVDEINTYFASDPMVAKLRSVVAELRDLGDQVRAEELEGRVKAARQEAGRALRDRLDLYGEGGETIRLGRHTFAVNTQDIDLTLVPHDGGMKFAITGTDYRSPVRDESFEATRPYWDQLLVSESPEVYRAEYLATSILAEQPDLVEADLLEVVRRVAGDRYDEGYARGVHDHDAAAILSALLRLRSAAGLLRYPPAARAAAQLFWAFGVQEAAKSSWTTRAASLARVREAFGHTTAIDALAREFTEAMTAFATSSGLTLDLELAGEYLFEELADTSPGFVTSGGARTLLDKFRLDRRSFAEDLRALEDLADRHQLAEAWLRSFVDSAGLPEDELAEAVAIELADLPRYDSSAELSATVDGLLGAHPRIVDRSLTLRLDETLARTLRFRRDRVPGFRAYQRLRTELVAAERDRLRLTEYKPKVMSAFVRNRLLDEVYLPLIGDNLAKQLGATGDARRTDQSGLLLLISPPGYGKTTLMEYVASRLGLVFVKVNGPALGHEVTSVDPADAPNATARQEVEKISFALEQGNNVLLYLDDIQHTSPELLQKFISLCDAQRRMEGVWEGRTRTYDLRGKRFAVCMAGNPYTEQGKRFRIPDMLANRADVWNLGDVLSGKEDLFALSYIENSLTANTVLAPLVSRERSDVDVLVRLARGDGSVRADQLKHAYSATELEQILAVLRKLIKVQRIILKNNQAYIASAAQADASRVEPPFQLQGSYRNMNKLAGRIVPAMNDAELEALIDDHYAGEAQTLTSGAEANLLKLAELRGRLSDAEAQRWTDVKAAYLRAQALGGDDEDPMSRAVGAMGLLADRVGAVEAAIERASERLVVRDVM